In a single window of the Trichoderma breve strain T069 chromosome 6, whole genome shotgun sequence genome:
- a CDS encoding AAA ATPase domain-containing protein, protein MDAITALGVASDILAIAEFSVRLLSTKVSSTIERKGEDKNSALEDYRKLRLALSNKNALLQRLPLASPSPALKDELALLELATSSLEDSEMLLETIGNIPEDISGNRLSPWRIDATTYVDSKLGGRFSLENVKRLSHIVTRHASSILSFRISELNKTIESLENVKQQFRPEQESRVNSISQDVENLRLEVQRRDRLTTLIKAEDNMFADKIVASLNYSSRPVRHDSVPQAHKNTFQWAFDSRLSKWFSSGSGIFWVSGKPGSGKSTFMKFIAKHSQTKDLLTQWAGSADTLAVAVHFFWIAGTPIQKSWQGLLHRWEAAKAGRWQTAAEPWSVSELTAALRALASADHMPLNICFFIDGLDEYDSDHAELCKVLCDMVNSPHIKMCLSSRPWDVFERSFGGEGKERLDIHELTRNDIREFVGDQLQEHPKWAMIESETAASEKSSLIEQIVAKADGVFLWAFFVTRSLRGGLSNGDRISDLSQRLSGLPTDLEQLFKHMLESVDPVDHPKMAGILQAAAHALEPLHIDLYWQLEREFEEHDYAYRCLIGSRPLEQISTQREQTTRSINDKTKGLLKLVNLRVEFLHRTVKDFVLTKDLEEYLRSKLPDDHNRFVSIATAYLGFLKTTCHDTSLVAGIMRHGMGLNSGPFISHLNQALFYASEALKADQFASHQYFRTATLLDKYEEAIEAMVRAKHVTIRGVNSEACHPALPFREELLKHNLTSYIEKRIREQPEFFNIFDESPLFAALTPMSLNSGESPAPVAKTLDLILQRGENPNVLPQVRGPHLKEAASPWMLFARGTMSVFNMLSGPLMFPALRWNDSLDNALFDLLLSYGAHPNKALLDRPGAHTVFSHFLKISTSRFLGEECFEGYLRTLDAFFRAGATLGVPHNGAIDPDALAAFGNLARSNPEESVLASYCTELKGLMSKLAADPGRARFLSAVTEKLIVHCSGGDEDLKRLVLAISEGLPQYVAEPLLQVIDSKLEMRKKRGDTRKRRRESWGNSSYGDGVKQVRGE, encoded by the exons ATGGATGCTATCACGGCGCTTGGTGTCGCCAGCGACATCCTCGCTATCGCAGAGTTCAGCGTACGGCTGCTCTCAACCAAGGTCTCGTCGACGATCGAGAGAAAAGGCGAAGACAAAAACTCCGCACTCGAAGACTACAGAAAGCTGAGGTTGGCACTCTCCAACAAGAATGCTTTGTTGCAACGGCTACCGCTGGCAAGTCCATCGCCAGCGCTGAAAGATGAGCTGGCCCTGTTAGAACTAgccacttcttctctcgaAGACTCCGAGATGCTGCTCGAGACTATTGGGAACATACCCGAAGATATTTCAGGGAATAGACTTTCGCCATGGAGGATAGACGCTACAACCTACGTTGATTCCAAGCTGGGAGGCAGATTCAGCTTGGAGAATGTAAAGCGGCTTTCTCACATTGTAACACGTCATGCCAGTTCCATTCTGAG CTTCCGGATCTCTGAGCTCAACAAGACCATCGAATCGTTGGAAAATGTCAAACAACAGTTTAGACCGGAGCAGGAGTCTCGAGTCAACTCCATTTCTCAAGACGTAGAGAATCTCCGGCTCGAGGTTCAGAGGCG CGATCGATTGACTACCTTGATCAAAGCTGAAGACAACATGTTCGCGGACAAAATCGTCGCCAGTCTAAACTACTCCAGTCGACCGGTCCGCCATGACTCTGTCCCGCAGGCACACAAGAACACATTCCAGTGGGCCTTTGACTCGCGGCTTTCCAAGTGGTTCAGCTCTGGAAGCGGCATCTTCTGGGTTTCGGGCAAACCGGGCTCTGGGAAATCCACGTTCATGAAATTTATTGCAAAACACTCTCAGACAAAGGACTTGCTCACGCAATGGGCGGGCTCGGCAGACACTCTCGCTGTAGCGGTGCATTTCTTTTGGATTGCGGGAACACCGATCCAGAAATCGTGGCAGGGACTACTCCA TCGTTGggaagctgccaaggctggacGCTGGCAGACTGCCGCTGAACCGTGGTCTGTTTCCGAGCTTACGGCTGCGCTTAGAGCATTGGCATCAGCAGATCATATGCCGCTGAATATATGCTTCTTCATTGATGGGCTTGACGAGTATGATAGCGATCATGCTGAGCTCTGCAAGGTTCTCTGCGATATGGTAAACTCTCCTCACATCAAAATGTGTTTGTCCAGCCGTCCGTGGGATGTATTTGAGAGGAGCTTCGGTGGCGAAGGCAAAGAGAGACTCGACATTCACGAATTGACTCGAAACGATATCCGAGAATTTGTGGGCGATCAGCTCCAGGAGCATCCAAAGTGGGCTATGATAGAGTCCGAAACGGCAGCCTCTGAGAAGTCTAGTCTTATAGAACAGATCGTTGCCAAGGCCGATGGCGTGTTTCTCTGGGCTTTCTTCGTGACACGATCACTCCGAGGAGGTCTCTCCAACGGCGACAGAATCAGCGATCTGAGCCAACGTCTCAGTGGTTTGCCGACTGATCTGGAGCAGTTGTTCAAGCACATGTTAGAAAGCGTGGACCCAGTTGACCACCCCAAGATGGCGGGCATTCTACAAGCCGCTGCTCATGCATTGGAACCTCTTCATATCGACCTCTATTGGCAATTGGAAAGGGAGTTTGAAGAACACGACTATGCTTATCGATGCCTGATAGGATCCAGACCACTAGAACAGATCTCGACGCAGAGAGAGCAGACGACTCGCAGCATAAATGACAAGACGAAAGGCTTACTCAAGCTTGTAAATCTGCGGGTTGAGTTCCTCCATAGGACAGTCAAGGACTTTGTCTTGACTAAAGACTTGGAAGAGTACCTGCGCAGCAAGCTCCCAGATGACCATAACCGGTTTGTCTCCATTGCCACTGCGTATCTCGGCTTTCTCAAAACCACATGCCATGACACTTCACTCGTCGCTGGGATTATGAGGCATGGGATGGGACTCAACAGTGGGCCGTTCATCTCGCATCTCAACCAGGCCCTGTTTTACGCATCGGAGGCTCTGAAAGCGGACCAGTTTGCTTCTCATCAATACTTCCGTACTGCGACATTACTTGATAAATATGAAGAGGCcattgaagccatggtgCGCGCAAAGCACGTCACCATCAGAGGAGTCAACTCTGAGGCTTGTCACCCTGCGTTACCTTTCCGGGAGGAGTTACTCAAGCACAACCTGACATCTTACATTGAAAAGAGAATTCGCGAGCAACCTGaattcttcaacatctttgaCGAATCACCACTATTCGCCGCGCTCACACCCATGTCGCTCAACAGCGGCGAGAGCCCAGCTCCCGTGGCCAAGACCCTCGACCTCATCCTCCAGCGCGGAGAGAATCCAAATGTGCTGCCTCAGGTGAGAGGCCCACACCTCAAAGAGGCGGCATCGCCTTGGATGCTGTTCGCTCGTGGTACCATGTCTGTCTTCAATATGCTATCGGGGCCCCTCATGTTTCCCGCTCTACGATGGAACGATTCTCTAGATAATGCCCTCTTCGACCTTCTCTTGTCCTACGGTGCACATCCTAACAAAGCCCTCCTGGACCGACCAGGTGCTCACACCGTATTCTCACACTTCTTGAAGATATCTACGTCGCGTTTCCTCGGTGAAGAGTGTTTCGAAGGCTATCTTAGAACCTTGGATGCCTTCTTTAGGGCAGGCGCAACTCTTGGTGTCCCGCATAATGGAGCTATTGACCCAGATGCATTGGCTGCGTTTGGGAATCTTGCGAGATCGAACCCGGAGGAATCAGTGCTAGCTTCTTATTGTACCGAACTAAAGGGTCTCATGTCGAAACTGGCAGCTGATCCAGGGCGAGCTAGGTTCCTCTCAGCTGTGActgagaagctcatcgtGCATTGCTCCGGAGGGGACGAAGACTTGAAAAGACTGGTATTGGCAATATCGGAGGGTCTCCCCCAGTATGTTGCCGAGCCGTTGTTGCAGGTAATTGATAGCAAGTTAGAGATGCGCAAGAAACGGGGAGACACACGGAAGAGACGTCGGGAAAGCTGGGGTAATTCGTCATatggtgatggtgtcaaGCAAGTTAGGGGAGAGTAA
- a CDS encoding aldehyde dehydrogenase family domain-containing protein, protein MPFINDPKGKEVVPIRINGVNEPLDATRLIPVESSSQDKIIHYAQSATPELAIKAAEESYKAFRKWKNSTHTERRDLLLRTADVIDAWTDRFVELQLAETSCPEGWARFNAIILIRCLREIASNISHATTGELPSLETPGSLVLVYKEPVGPVLAIPPWNASMVLSGRALAAPIGAGCSVVLKASELSPATHQLLVLAFEEAGMPKGLINILQASREDGPVVTEALIAHRAIRKVEFIGSDAVGRIIGQLASKYLKPVLMELGGKAPAVVLKDADVKHAADKIVEGALLHHGQICMSTDRIVVVQEVADELIKEIKTILETKYSKGAGHAVSKRLAQRAHDLLHKAHAAGARFLVGDASLNAAGTSLTPTIITDVKPTDAIYHEEIFAPAAIFITVKDEDEAVEVANDTAYGLNAAVHSRDVFAAIRVAKQIEAGQVHIGNITEYDEPNIPIGGTKGSGWGRNNGRYALNEFLVEKTISIHDPATSGIKFGK, encoded by the coding sequence ATGCCTTTTATCAACGATcccaaaggcaaagaagtTGTCCCCATCAGAATCAATGGTGTCAATGAACCCTTAGATGCAACTCGGCTCATCCCAGTCGAGTCCAGCAGTCAGGACAAAATCATCCACTATGCCCAAAGTGCGACACCTGAAttggccatcaaggccgctgAGGAATCCTACAAGGCGTTTCGGAAGTGGAAGAACTCTACCCACACTGAGCGCCGAGACTTGCTTCTTCGAACGGCTGATGTGATTGACGCCTGGACTGATCGCTTCGTCGAGCTGCAACTTGCTGAGACTTCTTGCCCTGAAGGCTGGGCTCGATTCAATGCGATTATCTTGATACGATGCCTGCGTGAGATTGCCTCGAACATCTCGCATGCCACGACGGGTGAACTGCCATCGTTGGAGACTCCTGGATCGCTTGTATTGGTGTATAAAGAGCCGGTTGGCCCTGTTCTTGCCATCCCACCATGGAATGCTAGTATGGTCCTTTCTGGACGTGCACTAGCTGCCCCCATTGGCGCTGGATGCTCCGTCGTGCTCAAGGCATCGGAATTGTCTCCGGCAACACACCAATTACTTGTTTTGGCCTTCGAAGAGGCTGGTATGCCAAAGGGTCTCATAAACATATTGCAAGCTTCACGTGAGGATGGCCCAGTTGTGACGGAAGCGTTGATTGCTCATCGAGCAATCCGAAAAGTCGAATTCATTGGCAGCGACGCTGTGGGCCGCATCATTGGTCAACTTGCATCCAAGTACTTGAAGCCAGTGCTGATGGAGCTAGGAGGAAAAGCTCCTGCGGTTGTACTCAAGGACGCCGATGTGAAGCATGCGGCTGACAAGATTGTCGAGGGTGCACTTTTACACCATGGACAGATCTGCATGTCTACCGACCGCATTGTCGTGGTGCAGGAGGTTGCGGATGAACTTatcaaggagatcaagacgATCCTGGAGACGAAGTACTCGAAGGGTGCTGGACATGCTGTCAGTAAGAGACTGGCCCAGAGGGCTCATGACCTCTTGCATAAAGCCCACGCTGCGGGAGCTCGTTTCCTCGTGGGAGACGCAAGTCTCAATGCAGCCGGAACCAGCCTCACGCCAACCATAATTACGGACGTAAAACCTACAGACGCAATATATCATGAGGAGATTTTTGCCCCTGCTGCTATTTTCATCACcgtcaaggatgaagatgaagccgttGAAGTTGCCAACGACACGGCGTATGGCCTTAATGCGGCGGTTCATAGCCGAGATGTTTTCGCCGCCATTCGCGTCGCCAAGCAAATTGAGGCAGGACAAGTTCACATTGGCAACATCACGGAGTACGACGAGCCAAATATCCCGATTGGAGGTACGAAGGGCAGTGGTTGGGGAAGGAATAATGGCAGGTATGCTCTGAATGAGTTTTTGGTCGAGAAGACTATTTCGATTCATGATCCCGCAACATCTGGGATTAAATTTGGGAAATGA
- a CDS encoding mediator complex protein domain-containing protein, which yields MASPEDIVMGDEKEDSQPQEPFVPFTLEENIHQLNSIDRSIVQLMNHTATALGALTTPASSDSNPSASVESTAQKDAFREATDTFLDTLHSIDVRMKRQILALEEAGIVNLSTGPRQGHNTTVKPSLKPNGMGAIGNLDVGWLNSRSTKVERDMELELWRRARELLEKDEGSVKKE from the coding sequence ATGGCGTCACCAGAGGACATCGTCATGGGAGACGAAAAGGAAGACTCTCAACCACAGGAGCCCTTTGTCCCTTTCACCCTGGAAGAAAATATCCACCAGCTCAACTCCATCGACCGGTCCATTGTCCAGCTGATGAACCACACTGCCACTGCGCTTGGCGCCCTCACCACTCCAGCATCCTCCGACAGCAATCCTTCAGCATCAGTAGAGTCAACAGCGCAAAAGGACGCATTCCGGGAAGCCACAGATACTTTTCTCGATACGCTTCATAGTATCGATGTACGAATGAAGCGCCAAATCCTCGCACTAGAAGAAGCGGGCATCGTCAATCTATCCACCGGACCTCGGCAGGGTCACAACACTACTGTTAAGCCATCTCTGAAGCCTAATGGCATGGGAGCCATCGGAAATCTGGACGTTGGGTGGTTAAACAGTCGGAGTACCAAAGTTGAACGAGATATGGAGCTGGAGTTGTGGAGAAGGGCGAGGGAACTCCTTGAAAAGGATGAGGGGAGTGTCAAGAAGGAGTAA
- a CDS encoding WD40 associated region in TFIID subunit, NTD2 domain-containing protein, producing MATQAPTQGAGTANSYAGQPATSPAGPPAATTAATGTTGGAMSNQNLNQIVTDYLLKRGFNRTEEVFRQESKHLGNDGKPVQQLANLGPKKYSRAFRLLRDWVENNLEIYKFELSKLLWPTFVYSFIELVGNGYTEEGKLFLKEIGQHFQASHADDLKTFSTITLPQHTNENPITKLYKENKYRIPLNQHATGDLFNFLERESDQGGSVIRQLLVSYCQIDSTARGPITPFSFEAVFRKTKNLEIEEVDTKEGIPGVNIGLSNKDILDPAAPLSLGPLPMDTDLRDDIRAEIEDEERRNPPAPGATSLIEELDQKIKREESADAPSRADLPLPPSRPRDIMLEMQKLRENRDRFKIEGRTGGVGVPVSACMFTFHNTFGSVSCMEFSDDGQLAAVGTSESYIRVWSLDGKALPSSNAHEKGAKFNSRKLIGHFGPVFDISFSDSASGPPQKLFADGQIRLWSLESWTCLCVYKSHDGPVYRAQWGPHGHYFLTGGYDKVVRVWMQDHASPQRLLVGHDTAVSAIAWHPNGMYVFSASDETDKSVRMWSVVTGACVRVFTGHTEHVSSLECAPNGKILASADVAGNIFFWDLVKGTRIKRSRGHGKGGVWSLSFSVESNILASGGQDGTVRLWDVESPADPHKAAQQAGLEAATAGADLAIGANTGAATGTKKKSKEVMITPDQISAFPTKKTPVINVKFTRMNLVIAGGCYDPDR from the exons ATGGCTACTCAAGCGCCAACCCAGGGCGCTGGCACGGCCAACTCCTATGCAGGGCAACCAGCAACATCACCAGCTGGCCCTCCCGCCGCGACTACGGCTGCAACTGGCACCACTGGAGGTGCCATGTCAAACCAAAATCTGAACCAGATA GTTACGGATTATTTGCTTAAGCGAGGCTTCAACCGGACTGAAGAGGTTTTCAGACAGGAGTCAAAGCATCTAGGCAATGATGGAAAACCAGTCCAGCAACTAGCAAACCTAGGTCCAAAGAAGTACTCGAGAGCGTTTCGACTCTTGAGAGACTGGGTCGAAAACAATCTCGAAATCTACAAG TTTGAGCTATCAAAGCTTCTCTGGCCGACGTTTGTTTACTCGTTCATCGAGCTGGTTGGAAATGGATACACAGAAGAGGGCAAGCTGTTCCTTAAAGAAATCGGCCAGCATTTCCAAGCGTCCCATGCAGATGATTTGAAGACGTTCTCAACCATCACGCTTCCGCAGCATACAAACGAGAACCCCATTACCAAATTATACAAGGAGAACAAGTATCGCATCCCCTTGAACCAACATGCGACTGGCGACCTTTTCAACTTTCTTGAGCGCGAGTCTGATCAAGGTGGATCCGTGATCCGACAACTACTCGTCTCATATTGCCAGATTGATTCAACAGCTCGCGGACCTATCACTCCATTTAGCTTTGAGGCGGTGTTtaggaagacgaagaatcTGGAAATCGAGGAGGTGGATACTAAGGAAGGTATTCCGGGCGTCAACATCGGGCTGTCCAACAAAGATATTTTGGATCCGGCGGCACCTCTAAGCCTTGGACCTCTACCGATGGATACTGATCTTCGCGATGATATCCGAGCCGAAAtcgaagacgaggaacgGCGAAATCCCCCGGCCCCTGGCGCAACCAGCCTGATAGAAGAGCTTGACCAAAAGATCAAGCGAGAAGAGAGTGCAGATGCCCCGAGCCGAGCCGATCTACCTCTACCCCCATCTCGCCCGCGAGACATTATGCTTGAAATGCAAAAGTTACGAGAAAATAGAGACAGATTCAAAATCGAGGGTCGAACAGGTGGTGTGGGGGTCCCCGTCAGCGCTTGCATGTTTACATTCCACAACACATTTGGAAG CGTATCATGCATGGAGTTTTCCGACGACGGACAGCTCGCAGCTGTGGGTACCAGCGAATCCTATATTCGCGTTTGGTCTCTGGATGGAAAAGCTCTCCCCAGCTCAAATGCTCATGAGAAGGGTGCCAAGTTCAACAGCCGGAAGCTGATTGGACACTTTGGCCCTGTATTCGACATTTCGTTCTCCGACTCTGCTTCGGGGCCTCCCCAAAAGCTATTTG CGGACGGACAAATCCGGCTGTGGTCTCTGGAATCTTGGACCTGCTTATGCGTTTACAAGTCACACGACGGACCTGTCTATAGAGCGCAATGGGGTCCACACGGACATTACTTTTTAACCGGCGGCTACGACAAGGTCGTTCGAGTGTGGATGCAGGATCATGCATCGCCTCAGCGTCTCCTTGTTGGACACGATACCGCCGTCTCAGCTATAGCATGGCACCCCAACGGCATGTACGTCTTTTCGGCGTCAGACGAAACGGACAAGTCCGTTCGCATGTGGTCCGTGGTGACGGGTGCCTGCGTGAGAGTATTCACTGGGCACACCGAGCACGTCAGTTCCCTAGAATGCGCCCCCAACGGCAAGATTCTAGCCAGCGCAGACGTTGCGGGCAATATTTTCTTCTGGGATCTAGTCAAGGGCACTCGTATAAAGCGCTCTCGCGGCCACGGCAAAGGCGGCGTCTGGTCACTCAGCTTCAGCGTCGAGTCTAACATACTTGCCTCtggtggccaagatggtACTGTTCGATTGTGGGATGTCGAATCACCAGCAGACCCTCACAAGGCTGCTCAACAGGCCGGCCTCGAAGCTGCTACTGCCGGTGCCGATTTGGCGATTGGCG CTAACACTGGAGCGGCCACaggcaccaagaagaagagcaaagaggtGATGATTACTCCAGATCAAATCTCAGCCTTTCCCACGAAGAAGACACCTGTGATTAATGTCAAGTTTACTCGAATGAACCTGGTAATAGCAGGCGGATGTTACGACCCTGACCGGTAG
- a CDS encoding PX domain-containing protein encodes MDVEESPWADSSQTPPEPVAESEPVASPPATSQASTSSAPRPSRTPRRIVAQPTKLEAVDDPLGPLSAGSTPNAALDAPPVPPQKEQMVIRTTMAPLQQQRRSADPHLVEDDDDLDSPRGPRMPPPVDAARPSSVKSSTQPSVSVEEASKPTFYITVGDPVKIGDLTSSHIVYSVRTKTTSRAYKQPEFEVKRRYRDFLWLYNTLHGNNPGYVVPPPPEKQAVGRFDSNFVESRRAALEKMLNKTAAHPVLQHDADLKLFLESEAFNVDIKHKERREPLPSESKGVLGSLGINVGGGSKFVEQDDWFHDRKVYLDALENQLKGLLKAMEAMVSQRKMMAEAAADFSASLHALSTVELSPSLSGPLDALSDLQLTIRDVYERQAMQDVLTFGIIIDEYIRLIGSIKQAFSQRQKGFYAWHSAESELQKKKTTQDKLLRQGKSQQDRLNQMNAEVQEAERKVHQARLLFEDMGRSMRAELDRFEKEKVEDFKSGVETFLEGAVEAQKELIEKWETFLMQLDAQDDESAFYRPPVYQPKPPGNTVVDRARATIDEDSD; translated from the exons ATGGACGTCGAAGAGTCGCCATGGGCTGATTCCAGCCAGACCCCCCCTGAGCCTGTCGCCGAGAGCGAGCCCGTTGCTTCCCCGCCGGCGACATCACAGGCCTCAACCTCGTCGGCGCCCCGACCCTCGCGCACGCCCCGTCGCATCGTTGCTCAACCTACGAAGCTGGAAGCCGTTGACGATCCCCTCGGGCCTCTGAGCGCCGGATCGACCCCGAATGCTGCGCTGGATGCCCCGCCCGTGCCGCCCCAGAAGGAGCAGATGGTCATCCGCACGACCATGGCGCCGCTCCAACAGCAGAGACGGTCTGCCGATCCGCATCTtgtcgaggacgacgatgaccTGGACAGTCCGAGAGGCCCGAGAATGCCGCCGCCTGTTGACGCTGCAAGGCCCAGCAGTGTGAAGAGCAGCACGCAGCCAAGCGTCAGCGTCGAGGAGGCATCCAAGCCCACATTTTACATTACTGTTGGAGATCCGGTCAAGATTGGAGACCTGACAAGTTCGCACATTGTGTACTCGGTACGGACCAAG ACCACATCCAGAGCCTACAAGCAGCCCGAATTCGAAGTTAAGCGTCGATACCGAGACTTCCTCTGGCTTTACAACACCCTGCATGGTAACAACCCCGGATACGTGGTGCCTCCGCCACCCGAGAAGCAGGCTGTTGGCCGCTTCGACAGCAACTTTGTGGAGAGCAGAAGAGCGGCGCTGGAAAAAATGCTCAACAAGACTGCCGCGCATCCCGTCCTTCAGCATGACGCTGACCTAAAACTATTCCTCGAGAGCGAGGCGTTTAATGTTGACATCAAGCACAAGGAGAGACGTGAGCCATTGCCCTCTGAGAGTAAGGGAGTTCTCGGATCTCTGGGCATCAATGTCGGAGGAGGAAGCAAATTTGTCGAACAAGACGATTGGTTCCACGATCGCAAGGTGTACCTTGATGCCTTGGAGAACCAACTCAAGGGGCTTCTCAAGGCAATGGAGGCAATGGTCAGCcagagaaagatgatggcagAGGCCGCGGCCGACTTTTCCGCTTCTCTCCACGCACTCTCTACTGTTGAGCTCTCGCCCTCACTATCCGGTCCCCTCGACGCTCTCTCCGATCTTCAACTCACGATTCGCGATGTGTATGAGCGTCAAGCTATGCAGGATGTCCTCAcctttggcatcatcattgacgagtACATTCGCCTTATCGGATCGATTAAGCAGGCATTCAGCCAACGCCAAAAGGGCTTCTATGCCTGGCATTCGGCCGAGTCTgagctccagaagaagaagacgacgcaAGACAAGTTGCTGCGACAGGGTAAGAGCCAGCAAGACCGACTTAACCAGATGAACGCCGAGGTTCAGgaggcagagagaaaagtCCACCAAGCCCGGCTCCTGTTTGAGGACATGGGTCGTTCAATGAGGGCCGAGTTGGACCGTTtcgaaaaggaaaaggtgGAGGACTTCAAGAGCGGTGTTGAGACGTTCCTTGAAGGTGCTGTCGAGGCTCAGAAGGAG TTGATCGAGAAGTGGGAGACATTCCTGATGCAGCTGGATGCTCAGGACGACGAGTCGGCTTTCTACAGGCCACCCGTTTACCAGCCAAAGCCTCCGGGCAACACCGTCGTTGACCGCGCTAGGGCAACTATAGATGAAGATTCAGACTAA
- a CDS encoding flavin reductase like domain-containing protein, producing the protein MVMVQKRGFWALRLMRGVHDVVGHALTLGEYATVVRSSRVAASSIIASQDATSEKPTSFQQSTQSSQSSHTPSSWHTSFPIPPTADPTSPAALSEQIRSIMRLLPHSVVVCTSTHGQTPRAMTMSSFTSLTLSPTPLISFNIATPSRTLDAIIESRHFNIHIMSGDELGVQVADRFTRGNTDDVFDGLEYDTSKTDGAPLLRGEGIMYALRCRLLPDEPTRGLLKVRDHVIVVGEVVEMIPGSCANKFGLSYADRKYRQIGSVISQD; encoded by the exons ATGGTTATGGTGCAGAAGAGAGGGTTTTGGGCATTGCGGCTGATGAGAGGCGTTCACGATGTTGTGGGCCATGCGCTGACTCTCGGAGAGTACGCGACTGTTGTGCGATCGTCTCGAGTGGCTGCGAGTTCCATCATAGCTTCTCAGGATGCTACAT CTGAAAAGCCGACGTCCTTTCAACAGTCAACTCAATCTAGTCAATCGAGCCATACACCCAGTTCGTGGCATACTTCGTTTCCTATACCACCGACTGCTGATCCGACATCCCCCGCCGCCCTCTCAGAGCAAATACGATCCATCATGCGACTACTCCCACACTCCGTCGTCGTCTGCACCTCAACACATGGACAAACTCCAAGAGCAATGACCATGTCGTCATTTACATCACTCACTCTCTCGCCAACTCCATTGATATCTTTCAACATTGCCACTCCGAGCCGAACCCTCGACGCCATAATAGAAAGCCGCCACTTCAACATACACATCATGTCAGGGGACGAATTAGGCGTGCAAGTAGCAGACAGATTTACAAGGGGCAACACAGATGATGTGTTTGACGGGTTAGAATACGATACAAGCAAGACGGATGGAGCACCTCTGCTGAGAGGCGAGGGAATCATGTATGCTCTGAGGTGCAGGCTGCTACCCGATGAACCCACGAGGGGTCTGCTAAAAGTCCGGGATCATGTCATTGTTGTGGGAGAAGTGGTGGAAATGATACCTGGAAGCTGCGCGAACAAGTTTGGGCTGTCGTATGCGGATCGAAAGTATCGCCAGATTGGGAGTGTGATTTCGCAAGATTAA